A segment of the Butyrivibrio fibrisolvens genome:
ATGGGATATGGACCTTATTGAGAAAATGGGTCATCTGGTTGGTAAAGAAATGCAGCAGTTCCACATTCATCTGTGGCTTGCTCCTGGTATGAACATTCACAGAAACCCTCTTTGCGGCCGTAACTTTGAGTATTATTCAGAAGATCCGCTTGTTTCAGGTTCATGCGCAGCAGCAGATACTAAGGGTGTCCAGAGCTTTGAAGGACAAGGAACAACCATCAAGCACTTTGCAGCTAACTCACAGGAAGATAACCGTATGTACAACAATGCTCATGTTTCTGAGCGTACAATGCGTGAGATCTATCTCCGCGGCTTCGAGATTGCAGTTAAGACATCACAGCCTCTTTCTGTTATGACATCTTATAACCTTATAAATGGTATACATTCTGCCAACAACAAAGACCTTCTTCAGGGCGCACTTCGCGATGAATGGGGATTCAAGGGCTTTGTAATGACAGACTGGTTCTCAAGTCAGGACGCTCGTTCTATAGGTCTTGCACCTGAGAATGTTAAATATGACTGCGCATCAAGCCCGGCTTGTATCGAAGCTGGTAACGATGTACAGATGCCTGGATGTAAGCAGAACGTAGATGATATCATAAGCGGTGTTAACGAAGGCAGGATAAGTCTTGGCGATGTTCAGTTCTGTGCTGGAAATATACTTGGCGTAGTAGCTCAGTGCAAATGATCGTAAGATGTAATCTGTATTCATAAATAAAAACTCCGAAGCGTATGTTGACGTTTCGGAGTTTTATCTTTGAATGTGATAAATGATCTTTTAACTACAAGTTTCTAAGTATTGTATCTGTGACAGGTATGTGGTTAATTATCACTCTTTTCAGTAGTATTAGAGCTTATCGGTTCAAGAGGGTATCCTACTGAGATTTTAAGAAGTCTGATTATCTTTTCCTTGTTCTCAGATGTGAAGCTGTAAATATTCTTGATAAGATAAGTCTGTTTACGTGAAAGCTTGGGTACTCTTTTCATAACGGCATCTTTTATTGCATTGCCGCCGTGCTCTTCAATGAACTTGCCTGCAGCATTTTTTCTTTCAACTGCTTCATGCTCTATATCTTCCATAAGTTTATTAAGGTCGATTATGTTGTTGATCGAAAGGAATGTATCTCCACCAAGGAAACCTGCAAGGATTATAGCTATGACAGAAGCTGTTTCAGTAGGAATAGCATCAACATGTTCAATGATTGGAATAATGGCTCCCGGAAGGAGGATCACACCTGCAAGTCCGAATGCGATCGAGCAGGACAGACAGATTCTTCCGTGTATGTTGAGCGGTATAGTTGAATAATCCCACCATCTTGCACCGAAGAACTTCTCTAAAACAAATGAAGTGATGTATTCAAGTGCTGCTGAACTTATCATACATACGAAGAACAGCTTAAAAGGATTACCAACCAGTGATCCGAATAAAGCGGCTGCTATATTGGCTCCAAATCCGTAAATAGGGCAGATGGGACCGTAGAGGAAACCTCTGTTATCGGGCTTACCTGATAAAATGGTATATAAGACAGATTCCCAGAGCCATCCGCAAAATCCAAATATGATAAACTTAATTACAAATGCTGCAAACATAATAATACTCCCTCATACAAACTCATACGCTGTATATTATACATGATTAGCGATCGAAAAGAATAGCTTTTCATTCTTTTCTTAATTTGTACTATAATATATATCGGAAAAGCTTGATAAAATACTGATGAACAGGCAAAAATGTATGACGAAATGCCTGCTTCATGCCCTACTGCTGCGCGTAGAAGCGTTAACGTGATAATACGAAAAAGCATTTATTATATTGTAAAAAAAAGTGCTCTTTTATTGTAAAATGTGCTGAAAATGGACACTAGATATTGAATTTCGGTGTCCATTAATATAATAATAAATAGCTCTGAATATATTTCAATAACAATAGCAGGAGAGATACACTTAATGAATATCAGAATAGAGAACCTTACTAAGGCTTATGGCGATTTTAAAGCTGTAGACAATATGAATCTGATGGTAGAAGATGGACAGCTTGTTGGACTTCTCGGACCATCCGGATGCGGAAAGTCTACAACTCTTTTTATGTTGGCTGGTCTCACAGAGGCTACAACAGGTAGAATTTTCTTTGGCGATAAGGAAGTAACCAGGGTTGCTCCTGAAGATCGTGGAATAGGTCTTGTATTCCAGAATTACGCCTTATACCCGCATATGACAGTAGAAGATAATATTATGTTCCCTTTGATCAACCGTAAGGTTAGGAAGGATGCGGCACGCCAGCAGGCATATGAAATGGCTAAGCTTGTTCAGATTGATACTCTGCTTAAGCGTAAACCAAGCGAGCTTTCAGGTGGTCAGCAGCAGCGTGTTGCTATCGCAAGAGCTCTTGTTAAGAAGCCTAAGGTTCTTCTTCTTGATGAGCCTTTATCAAACCTTGATGCTAAGCTTCGTGTTGAGACAAGAGAAGAGATCAGAAGAATTCAGCAGGAAGTTGGTATTACAACTATCTTCGTAACACACGATCAGGAAGAGGCTATGAGTATCTCAGATCAGATCGCAGTTATGAAATCCGGTGTAGTTCAGCAGTTTGATGTTCCACAGAGCATGTATCTTAATCCTTGCAATCGCTTTGTTGCTACATTCCTTGGAACTCCTGAGATCAATATCATTGATGTTGAAGTTCTTGGCGGCACTATTAAATGCGGCGATGTTGTATTAAGAACTGGTGTTGATGTTAAGAACGGTACATATAAGGCTGGTATCCGTCCTGAGTCATTTACACACAGAGAAGATGATCACAAATACAAAGTTAATTCAGTACGTATGATCGGCAGAGACCTTCTGCTCCACCTGGACATGGCAGGAAGAGATGTTCGTGCTATCACTCATTCCGGTCAGTCCATAACCACAGGCGATACAGTTGAATTCTCAGTAAGAGAATCATCAATCTTATTATTTGGATCAGATGACAAAGTTATCGGTAAGTTCTGATTAATATTTTTATCCGAATTAGGAGATCGTTTATGGAAAAGAAAAGCATGAAGGGTTGGCTTTATCTGTTGCCGGCTTTAATTATAATTACAGTGTTCACACTGTATCCACTTGTCAGGGCGTTCAGCATGAGTATCATGCTGGATTATGATATGATCCACAATACTTTTACAGGTTATGGTCTTGAGAACTATCAGAAAGTACTTTCTGATAAGACATTCCACAAGGCTCTTACCAATACAACTATCTATTCAGTTGTAGTTGTGCCCTGTTCTATAGTTCTTTCACTTTTAATTGCAGCCATGATCAATGGCACCAAAAAAACTAAAGGTCTTTTTCAGACCATTTATTTCCTTCCATACGTTACCAGTGTTATTGCTATCGGTATTGTATGGAGCTGGATCTACAACAGTAGATATGGTCTTTTAAACAGCATCATTGGTTTCTTTGGCTTTGAACCCATTGAATGGCTCAATAAGCCTAAATATGCTCTTCCTGCACTTATCATCTTTGCAGTATGGAAGAGTATGGCATTTAACATCATGGTATTTCTTGCAGGTCTTCAGACTATTCCTAAGGAAATATATGATGCAGCCAAGG
Coding sequences within it:
- a CDS encoding putative ABC transporter permease codes for the protein MFAAFVIKFIIFGFCGWLWESVLYTILSGKPDNRGFLYGPICPIYGFGANIAAALFGSLVGNPFKLFFVCMISSAALEYITSFVLEKFFGARWWDYSTIPLNIHGRICLSCSIAFGLAGVILLPGAIIPIIEHVDAIPTETASVIAIILAGFLGGDTFLSINNIIDLNKLMEDIEHEAVERKNAAGKFIEEHGGNAIKDAVMKRVPKLSRKQTYLIKNIYSFTSENKEKIIRLLKISVGYPLEPISSNTTEKSDN
- a CDS encoding ABC transporter ATP-binding protein; the protein is MNIRIENLTKAYGDFKAVDNMNLMVEDGQLVGLLGPSGCGKSTTLFMLAGLTEATTGRIFFGDKEVTRVAPEDRGIGLVFQNYALYPHMTVEDNIMFPLINRKVRKDAARQQAYEMAKLVQIDTLLKRKPSELSGGQQQRVAIARALVKKPKVLLLDEPLSNLDAKLRVETREEIRRIQQEVGITTIFVTHDQEEAMSISDQIAVMKSGVVQQFDVPQSMYLNPCNRFVATFLGTPEINIIDVEVLGGTIKCGDVVLRTGVDVKNGTYKAGIRPESFTHREDDHKYKVNSVRMIGRDLLLHLDMAGRDVRAITHSGQSITTGDTVEFSVRESSILLFGSDDKVIGKF
- a CDS encoding carbohydrate ABC transporter permease — protein: MEKKSMKGWLYLLPALIIITVFTLYPLVRAFSMSIMLDYDMIHNTFTGYGLENYQKVLSDKTFHKALTNTTIYSVVVVPCSIVLSLLIAAMINGTKKTKGLFQTIYFLPYVTSVIAIGIVWSWIYNSRYGLLNSIIGFFGFEPIEWLNKPKYALPALIIFAVWKSMAFNIMVFLAGLQTIPKEIYDAAKVDSTPRWRVFLRITVPGIAPMIVYSYIMGIIGAFKVYNEVYSLYGGKAGPANSAITVVYYIWQKFYQSFKYGEAAAAAVILFFIILAFTMVQKLVRKLMSR